A genomic segment from Halomonas sp. GD1P12 encodes:
- the phoU gene encoding phosphate signaling complex protein PhoU yields the protein MDITSDTHSQHISRQFNQELEELKTHLMAMGGLVEKQVQNAVHALLENDSHLAEEVRDNDRQVNDLQLKIDEECTRVLARRQPAASDLRLVLAVIRATSDLERIGDEASKIARNALLLSENASNVRGLVEVRHISEHVRKMLRDALTAFARFDTELAMQVVREDESVDDEYGSAMRSLMTFMMEDSRSITPVLSIMWVLRALERVGDHANNLAEYVVYLVKGLDIRHSAPDSVDQQMLKKP from the coding sequence ATGGATATTACAAGCGATACCCATAGCCAGCATATTTCGCGCCAGTTCAATCAGGAGCTCGAAGAGCTGAAAACTCACCTGATGGCCATGGGCGGACTGGTGGAAAAGCAGGTCCAGAACGCCGTGCACGCGCTGCTGGAAAACGACAGCCACTTGGCCGAGGAAGTGCGTGACAACGACCGCCAGGTCAACGATCTGCAGCTGAAGATCGACGAGGAGTGCACCCGCGTGCTCGCCCGGCGCCAGCCGGCGGCGTCGGATCTGCGCCTGGTGCTGGCGGTCATTCGTGCCACCTCGGATCTCGAGCGTATCGGCGACGAGGCGAGCAAGATCGCCCGCAACGCGCTGCTACTTTCAGAAAACGCCAGTAACGTGCGGGGCCTGGTAGAGGTGCGCCACATCAGCGAGCACGTGCGCAAGATGCTGCGCGATGCGCTCACCGCCTTTGCCCGCTTCGACACCGAGCTTGCCATGCAGGTGGTGCGCGAGGACGAATCCGTGGATGACGAGTACGGTAGCGCCATGCGCTCGCTGATGACCTTCATGATGGAAGATTCGCGCTCGATCACGCCGGTGCTCAGCATCATGTGGGTGCTGCGGGCGCTGGAGCGTGTCGGCGATCACGCCAACAACCTGGCCGAGTACGTGGTCTACCTCGTCAAGGGGCTCGATATTCGCCACAGCGCGCCGGACAGCGTCGACCAGCAGATGCTAAAAAAGCCTTGA
- the cysZ gene encoding sulfate transporter CysZ: MLTAVSALSQGLRLVYQKGQRRYVFLPILINLIVYIGLVSFTARRFSGWLDHAMASIPSWLDWLDWLLWPLFVLSLLVAIFFTFTLVTHFIAAPFYGFLAARVERTATGVEPLDDRGLAKTALDAVGRELVKLRYILPRVALLFVFSWIPGLNLAAPLLWALFSAWVMAITYLDYPMDNNKVSFKEMRRRLGERWWPSMSYGGLVTLITWIPLANLFLLPGAVAGAVLMWDAHYRDLERLPAR, translated from the coding sequence ATGCTGACTGCGGTTTCCGCACTGAGCCAGGGGCTGCGCCTGGTGTATCAAAAGGGGCAACGGCGCTACGTCTTTCTCCCCATTCTCATCAACCTTATCGTCTACATCGGCCTTGTGAGTTTCACCGCACGGCGTTTTTCCGGCTGGCTGGACCACGCCATGGCGAGCATTCCCAGCTGGCTTGATTGGCTCGACTGGCTGCTTTGGCCGCTGTTCGTTTTGAGCCTGCTGGTGGCAATCTTTTTTACGTTCACGCTGGTGACTCATTTTATCGCCGCGCCGTTTTATGGGTTTCTCGCCGCGCGCGTGGAGCGCACCGCCACCGGGGTAGAACCGCTGGATGATCGCGGCCTGGCTAAAACGGCGCTCGACGCAGTAGGTCGCGAGCTCGTAAAGCTGCGCTACATCCTGCCCAGGGTTGCGCTTCTATTCGTCTTCAGCTGGATCCCCGGGCTCAATCTGGCGGCCCCTCTTTTATGGGCGCTGTTTTCGGCCTGGGTGATGGCGATCACCTATCTGGACTATCCGATGGATAACAACAAGGTTAGCTTCAAGGAGATGCGCCGACGGCTGGGCGAGCGCTGGTGGCCCAGCATGAGCTACGGGGGGCTGGTCACGCTGATCACCTGGATACCGCTGGCCAATCTTTTCCTGCTACCGGGAGCAGTCGCCGGGGCAGTGTTGATGTGGGACGCTCACTACCGTGATCTTGAACGGCTGCCTGCCCGTTGA